One window of the Streptomyces asoensis genome contains the following:
- a CDS encoding ATP-binding cassette domain-containing protein → MAAQPLLALRGVSKRFAAVQALADVELEIRAGEVVALMGDNAAGKSTLVKVISGVGPADKGLIEWQGSAVQIRRPQDAQVLGIATVYQDLAMCGNLDVVANLFLGREIHRLGILDEVEMERRTRELLKTLSIRIPDVRVPLATLSGGQRQVVAITRSFLGEPRLVLLDEPTASLGIEQTSQLLDLIEELRDQGLGVLLISHNMGDIKAVADRVAVLRLGRNNGFFDVTTTSQEQIISSITGASDNAVAHRTTRPEEAWP, encoded by the coding sequence GGACGTCGAGCTGGAGATCAGGGCCGGGGAGGTGGTCGCCCTGATGGGCGACAACGCCGCCGGTAAATCCACCCTGGTCAAGGTGATCTCGGGGGTCGGTCCCGCGGACAAGGGCCTCATCGAGTGGCAGGGCAGTGCCGTCCAGATCAGGCGTCCACAGGACGCCCAGGTGTTGGGGATCGCGACCGTCTACCAGGACCTCGCGATGTGCGGCAATCTCGATGTCGTCGCCAACCTCTTCCTCGGCCGGGAGATCCACCGGCTCGGCATCCTCGACGAGGTGGAGATGGAGCGCCGCACCCGCGAGCTGCTCAAGACCCTGTCCATCCGCATCCCCGACGTGCGCGTGCCGCTCGCCACGCTGTCCGGCGGTCAGCGGCAGGTCGTCGCGATCACCCGCTCGTTCCTCGGCGAGCCCCGGCTCGTCCTGCTCGACGAGCCCACCGCCTCCCTGGGCATCGAGCAGACCAGCCAGCTCCTCGACCTCATCGAGGAGTTGCGCGACCAGGGCCTCGGGGTGCTCCTGATCAGCCACAACATGGGGGACATCAAGGCCGTCGCCGACCGGGTCGCCGTCCTGCGCCTCGGCCGCAACAACGGCTTCTTCGACGTGACCACCACCTCCCAGGAACAGATCATCTCCTCCATCACCGGCGCGTCGGACAACGCCGTGGCGCACCGCACGACCCGCCCGGAGGAAGCATGGCCCTGA